The Pantoea eucalypti sequence CTGCCGGACATTTATGTGCCGTGCGACCAGTGCAAAGGCAAACGCTATAACCGTGAAACGCTGGAAGTGAAGTATAAAGGCAAGAGCATTCACGAAGTGCTGGAGATGACTATCGAAGAAGCACGTGAGTTCTTCGATGCCGTGCCGGCGCTGGCGCGTAAGTTGCAGACGCTGATCGATGTGGGTCTTACCTATATCCGCCTCGGTCAGTCCGCCACGACCCTGTCCGGCGGTGAAGCCCAGCGTGTGAAGCTGGCGCGTGAACTGTCGAAGCGCGGCACCGGTCAGACACTCTATATTCTTGATGAGCCGACCACCGGTCTGCACTTTGCCGATATCCAGCAGCTGCTGGAAGTGCTGCATCAGCTGCGCAATCAGGGCAACACCATCGTGGTCATTGAGCACAATCTTGACGTGGTCAAAACCGCAGACTGGATTGTGGATCTCGGTCCGGAAGGCGGCAGCGGCGGCGGTGAAATCCTGGTTGCCGGCACGCCAGAAACCGTGGCGGAGTGTGAGAAATCCCATACTGCACGCTTCCTGAAGCCTCTGTTACAGAAGTAATTCCTGCAGGCCCGCCGCGTGCGGGCCTTTTCATGTCATCTGCTGATTCAGCCAGAAAAATGCAGAATCAGGCAAGATTCAGACATGTATAGGCATATACGCTTTTCCCCAGGCTGACTATCCTTAAGCAGTTCCTCTTTGGCACGTCCCTGGCGTCGCCCTGTTTTCGCAGCACATTAACGCTGCTGCACTTCATCGAATAACACTCACGACACATCGAAACTGGAGACACCATGAATATTACGCATGCGTATGCTGCTCAGGATGCAAAATCCAAACTGGCACCGTTCGATTTTAAGCCGCGTGAGCTGCGCGCCCATGACGTTCAGCTTGAAGTGCTGTTCTGTGGCGTTTGCCACTCAGACCTGCACCAGGCCCGTAATGAGTGGAAAAACACCATTTTCCCTGTGGTTCCGGGTCATGAAATTGTCGGTCGCGTGACCGCTGTTGGCCCGCAGACGCAGAAATATAAAGTCGGCGATCTGGTCGGCGTCGGCTGTATGGTCGATTCATGCCGCAGCTGTCCGAGCTGTCAGCAGGGTCTGGAGCAGTATTGTGAAAACGGCTTTGTCGGCACCTATAACGGCGAAGATCGTGAAACCGGCGCCATTACCTACGGCGGTTACTCAACGTCGATGGTGGTTGATGAGAGCTTTGTGCTGCGCATTCCGGAGAACCTGGAGCTGGCGGGCGTTGCACCGCTGCTGTGTGCCGGTATCACCACCTACTCACCACTGCGTCACTGGAATGTCGGTCCTGGCAAGAAAGTGGGTATCGTCGGTTTAGGCGGCCTGGGTCATATGGGCGTGAAAATTGCCCATGCAATGGGCGCACATGTGGTGCTGTTCACCACCTCGCCGTCCAAAATTGAAGATGGCAAACGTCTGGGTGCCGATGAAGTGGTGATTTCTAAAGATCCAGAGCAGATGGCGCAGCACGCGAACAGCTTTGACTTCATTCTGAACACCGTGGCTGCTCAGCACGATCTCAACCCGTTCATCACCCTGCTGAAACTGGACGGCAACATGACGCTGGTCGGTGCACCGGAGCACGATCACCCGGCACCACAGGTGTTTAACCTGATCTTCAAGCGTCGCAGCATCGCCGGTTCACTGATTGGCGGCATCGCAGAAACCCAGGAGATGCTCGATTTCTGTGGTGAGCATGGCATTACGTCAGACATTGAACTGATCGCGATGGATCAGATTAACGAAGCCTATGAGCGCATGCTGAAAAGCGATGTGAAATACCGCTTTGTTATCGACATCAATACCCTGCGCGAGCAGCCTGCCGCGTAACCCGTCAGATCTGACACCCTCTTGCTCGGGTAAGAGGGTTTTTTTATTGCCGTTTATCGGGCAGCCGCAACCTGCTGGAATGAAGCATCGACCAGATAGTAAATCTGCGAATCTTTCAGCGAGCCGTCCAGAAACAGCGTGCTCCAGTGTGACTTGTTCAGATGCTCACTGGGAATGATGTCGCTATGCTCTTCGCGCAGTAATTCGGCCAGCGCAGGCGTCGATTTCAGCGAAACGGCTGGCCG is a genomic window containing:
- a CDS encoding NAD(P)-dependent alcohol dehydrogenase, which gives rise to MNITHAYAAQDAKSKLAPFDFKPRELRAHDVQLEVLFCGVCHSDLHQARNEWKNTIFPVVPGHEIVGRVTAVGPQTQKYKVGDLVGVGCMVDSCRSCPSCQQGLEQYCENGFVGTYNGEDRETGAITYGGYSTSMVVDESFVLRIPENLELAGVAPLLCAGITTYSPLRHWNVGPGKKVGIVGLGGLGHMGVKIAHAMGAHVVLFTTSPSKIEDGKRLGADEVVISKDPEQMAQHANSFDFILNTVAAQHDLNPFITLLKLDGNMTLVGAPEHDHPAPQVFNLIFKRRSIAGSLIGGIAETQEMLDFCGEHGITSDIELIAMDQINEAYERMLKSDVKYRFVIDINTLREQPAA
- a CDS encoding MmcQ/YjbR family DNA-binding protein; the encoded protein is MNNSDLLTYCMSKPGAEQSVHSDWKATQIKSNGVLFAMVHEAKGRPAVSLKSTPALAELLREEHSDIIPSEHLNKSHWSTLFLDGSLKDSQIYYLVDASFQQVAAAR